DNA from Dokdonella koreensis DS-123:
GAACAGGCCGAGCACGGGTCCGGCCGCGGCCGGATCGATCGCCGCGAGCTGGTCGGCGTTCCATACGTACACGGCGCCCGGACGGCGCAGCCATTCGGCGACCAGGTCGCGGCCGTCCCGGCGCAGGCCGGTGGTGCCGGGACGCTCCGGATCCGGCTGCGTGGCCGGCAGGAAGCGCGCGCGGCCGCCGCCGAGCGCGAGGTCGAGCGGGAACGGGAACGCGACGAACTGCCGGGCCAGGTCGATGCATCCCTGCGCGTGCGCGGACGCGGGCATCGCGCCGTCATGCTCCCAGTGGCGGTCGGGCTGGTGCCCGTAGGTCGCCGCCGGCGTGGCATGGGTCAGGCGCGCCGTGGTGACGATGCCGGTCGCCATGCCGGCGGCCGCTGCCAGCTCCAGCAGCGACGCGGCCTCGTTGCCGGCCAGCGCCGCGCAGTCGCCGCGCGGCACGCGCTGGGTGACGCCGATCACACCGGCACGGGTCTTCACGCCGGTCATGATCGCCGACATCGTGCCGGCCGAATCGGGCGTCTGCTGGTCGGTCTCGTAGGTGCGGCTGAGCGCCGTGTACGGGAAGTCCTCGAAGCTCAGGCGGTTCTCCTCGCCCGAATCGCCGCGGCGCTGGCCTTCGAGGATGCGCGCCGCGGCGATCGTGCCGATGCTCATGCCGTCGCCGAGGAACACGATGAGGTTGCGGGCCTGCCCGGCCGTACCGGCACGGGCCCGCTGTGCAGCGGCGGCACCCGCGCGGAACCACCACTCCGGCGTCTCGCCGCCCGGCCGTGCGATGGCCGGCACCTCGATCGCGGCGGCCTGCGCGCGGGCCGGTGGCCGGGTGCCCAGGCAGCCCGCCAGTCCCAACGCGGCGACGGCCGCGACCGCGCCGATCCGTATTGCATTTTCCACGTCTGGATTCCCATCGAAACCAGCGCGCGATTATGACCGACGCGCGGCGACGTTCCCCACCGCCGCTCAGGCCGGATCGAGCGGCAGCTCGCGCGTCTGCTTGACCGTGCGCAGCACGAAGCTGGAGTTGACGTCGGCGACGCCGGCCGCGTTGAGCAGCTTGTCGAGCAGGA
Protein-coding regions in this window:
- a CDS encoding alkaline phosphatase, encoding MENAIRIGAVAAVAALGLAGCLGTRPPARAQAAAIEVPAIARPGGETPEWWFRAGAAAAQRARAGTAGQARNLIVFLGDGMSIGTIAAARILEGQRRGDSGEENRLSFEDFPYTALSRTYETDQQTPDSAGTMSAIMTGVKTRAGVIGVTQRVPRGDCAALAGNEAASLLELAAAAGMATGIVTTARLTHATPAATYGHQPDRHWEHDGAMPASAHAQGCIDLARQFVAFPFPLDLALGGGRARFLPATQPDPERPGTTGLRRDGRDLVAEWLRRPGAVYVWNADQLAAIDPAAAGPVLGLFEPGHMNYQHQRARDAGGEPGLAEMTRVAIERLARKPHGYFLMVEAGRIDHAHHAGNAFRALDETIALSDAVRTAVAMTDAADTLILVTADHAHTMSFVGYPVRGNPILGLVRGVAHEDDNESGPVLDLLGRPYTTLGYANGPGYAGASQAQGAGAKRFPHAPRTVEPAVGRPDLAAIDTTDPDYLQEALLPLASESHSGEDVAVFARGPGAEAVRGSLEQNVLFHLLAQASEPIRRTLCRIGSCTAQGVPVHLPDRRRLLPVTRGER